The Leifsonia sp. ZF2019 DNA segment CTCGTCGGCCCGGGAGGGGTCGGCCGGGAACACCCACGCGGGCGCCTGCCCGAGCTCCGCCGGGATCTCGACACTGCGCACCGGGAATCCGGGCTCCTCCGGCTGCAGGTAGTAATAGCCGCTGATTCGCGCGCGGCCCGGCCGCAGGTCGCCGTACTCGATGCGCTCGAGCTCGCGGGTGACCGTCGACTCGTCCATCGCGAGCAGGCCGCCCACCTTGGCGTGCCCGGAGTCGCCGTCGAAGAAGACGCCGAACCGGCCCGGCATCCGGCTGTCCGGCGTGGAGGCGAGGGTGATGGTGCCGCGGGCGGTGTCGACGGCGCGCACGCTCTGGTTCTGCGGGCGGCGGCGCACCGGCGTGATCACCGTGCGGGCGACCCGGCTGATCGCGTAAGCGGCGCCCGCGGCGGTGGCGAGCGCCAGCCCGCCGGCCGCGATCGCCGTCACGGCGAGCGCCTTGGTGAATCCACCCGTCCTGTTCCCACTCGCCATGCGGTCAGCGTACCGGCGCGGCCCGCCGCCCACCCTCAGGAGTTCTTCAGGCGGCGTGCCTTACCGTCGGCGACCCGCAAAGGCTTCTAGTGTTCAAGACGTGTCGACTCCTCCCGCCACCCCGCACGTGCCGGCCGCGTTCGCCGCGGCCCTCGCGTCCGTCCGTGCCGCCCCGTCCCGCGAGGAGCTCACGGTCACCGAGATCCCCGCGCCCGCCCAGCTCGCCCCGTACGCGGTGGCCCTGGCCGCAGACGTGCGACCCGCTCGGCACGGCGACGACTCCGAGCTCGGCACGGGCCGGTTCATCCTGCTCTACGACCCGGACGAGCCGGAGGCCTGGGGCGGCCCGTTCCGCATCGTCTGCTTCGCGCAGGCGCCGCTGGAGACCGACATCGGCCTCGACCCCTTCCTCGCGGATGTGACGTGGTCGTGGCTGGTCGACGCCCTCGACGCCCGCCACGCCCGGTACACCGCCGCGAGCGGCACCGCGACCAAGATCATCAGCACCGGGTTCGGTGAGCTGGCGGCGCAGGGCGATGGCTCGCAGATCGAGCTGCGCGCGTCGTGGAGCCCGCAGGAGACCGACATCACCGCGCACGTCGAGGGCTGGGGCGAGCTGCTCTGCATGCTCGCCGGGCTTCCGCCGACGAGCGAAGGTGTCAGCGTCCTCGCCACGAGACGGGGTCCGCGTGCCTGACCACTCCGTGATCGACTCGCGTGAGGGGTATCTCGCTGCGGTCGACGCCATCGTCGGCGGCTCCGGACCGATCGCCGTGGACGCCGAGCGGGCCAGCGGCTTCCGATACTCTCAGCGCGCGTACCTCATCCAGATCTTCCGCCGCGGCGCAGGGACCTTCCTCTTCGATCCGCCCGCGATCGGCCGCTTCGACGAGCTGAACACCGCGATCGCGGACGAGGAGTGGGTACTGCACGCGGCCACCCAGGACCTCACCTGCCTGCGCGAGGTCGGCCTCGACCCGTCGCGCATCTTCGACACGGAGCTCGCCGCCCGCCTGCTCGGGATGCCGCGTGTCGGCCTGGGGACGGTCGTGGAGGAGCTTCTGGGCGTCCACCTGGCGAAGGAGCACAGCGCCGCCGACTGGTCGACGCGCCCGCTGCCCGAGCCGTGGCTGGTCTACGCGGCGCTCGACGTCGAGTTGCTCCCCGATCTGCGCGACGCCATCGCCGGCCTGCTCGACGAGGCCGGCAAGACGGACATCGCGCAGCAGGAGTTCGCCGACGAGCTGACCCGGGAGCTGACCGTGGTGCGCAGCGAGCCCTGGCGGCGCCTGTCGGGCATCCACTCCATCCGCGGGATCCGCAATCTCGCCGTCGCGCGCGAGCTGTGGCTCAGCCGGGACGCCCTGGCGCGCGAGATCGACACCGCGCCGGGCCGCCTCGTGCCCGACGCCGCCCTCACGGCCGCGGCGAAGGCCCTTCCGGACAGCAAGCGCGCCCTCGCCGCGATGCGCGAGTTCACCGGCCGGGCGAGCCGGACGGAGCTCG contains these protein-coding regions:
- a CDS encoding DUF3000 domain-containing protein; this encodes MSTPPATPHVPAAFAAALASVRAAPSREELTVTEIPAPAQLAPYAVALAADVRPARHGDDSELGTGRFILLYDPDEPEAWGGPFRIVCFAQAPLETDIGLDPFLADVTWSWLVDALDARHARYTAASGTATKIISTGFGELAAQGDGSQIELRASWSPQETDITAHVEGWGELLCMLAGLPPTSEGVSVLATRRGPRA
- a CDS encoding HRDC domain-containing protein, with protein sequence MPDHSVIDSREGYLAAVDAIVGGSGPIAVDAERASGFRYSQRAYLIQIFRRGAGTFLFDPPAIGRFDELNTAIADEEWVLHAATQDLTCLREVGLDPSRIFDTELAARLLGMPRVGLGTVVEELLGVHLAKEHSAADWSTRPLPEPWLVYAALDVELLPDLRDAIAGLLDEAGKTDIAQQEFADELTRELTVVRSEPWRRLSGIHSIRGIRNLAVARELWLSRDALAREIDTAPGRLVPDAALTAAAKALPDSKRALAAMREFTGRASRTELDRWWEAVEAGRTTNDLPVLRGNGDALPPPRAWSDRNPEADGRLKAARAALTALSEERSIPLENLLTPETLRRIAWTPPEEVTDASIADALAAHGARPWQIEATSQIIARAFVESMQMPAESSETDS